One stretch of Nomascus leucogenys isolate Asia chromosome 7b, Asia_NLE_v1, whole genome shotgun sequence DNA includes these proteins:
- the C7BH22orf24 gene encoding LOW QUALITY PROTEIN: uncharacterized protein C22orf24 homolog (The sequence of the model RefSeq protein was modified relative to this genomic sequence to represent the inferred CDS: deleted 1 base in 1 codon) gives MVPTGWAGVGGAVVRGPGKLEKAVPLPRALDFLSVKWEAAMMKGKVPFFFSSESLGYFTTGRPADNVMTTQEDTTGFLQKTSLWTMSRPGAKKVSVSP, from the exons ATGGTTCCCActgggtgggctggggtgggaggggctgtCGTGCGTGGTCCGGGAAAGCTGGAGAAGGCTGTTCCTTTGCCTCGAGCCTTGgatttcttatctgtgaaatgggaggcTGCAATGATGAAGGGcaaagtacctttttttttc agctctgaAAGTCTAGGATATTTCACCACTGGAAGACCAGCAGACAATGTCATGACAACTCAAGAGGATACAACAGGGTTTCTTCAAAAGACAAGTCTTTGGACCATGTCAAGACCTGGAGCGAAGAAG GTTTCAGTATCACCCTGA